ACAGCTGGATAAACAACATGGACAATTTCATCACATATTCCATCACATATATAAACGTGAACTGTGGGAAAACCTTTGGCAGAATACATACAAATAGTAGTTTCTGGGCCCTTTGGGCTGactatccatttttattttgcagCATATCAATATGAAGTGTGCAAAACATAGAATGAAAATGGCCACACGCCTATTAGAGTTGATGTAATTTCTGTGACAAAATGTACAGAAGTTAACATCCACCAGTCCCAGGACTTGGCATGGAGGCTCAAAGTAGGTTTCCATGCACCTTAAAAATCTCTTAATCATCTGTTGCAGAAGATGCAACTAaagacagaactgctggataactcagtggtttaggcacctcgCTGCAGAccgagaggctgggagttcgattccccactgggcctccttgacgggggttggactcaatgatctcataaggtcccttccagttctaagatctCTGGAGTATGCTTAAAACCTTACTGTACAATGATGCTTGAGATCTCCACTGAGACAGACGTTGTGTGGAGGTGGTCTGGAAAGCAGGTAATTTAAGCCTGCATTGCTCCCATTTGAGTTTGCTTTGATATGTCTCGGTGCTGTTGAGTGAAGACAGCAATAAGTGGAGGGATCTGCGTGACACTAGACAGAGTTTGCAGGTGTGTGGCAGGAAAGGATTTCCCAGCCCGGCTGATTTCCATGTTTTGTCCAAGGCTGTTTCTTTCAGCAGATCCTTGGTCCTAGAATTTGCATGCCAAGCTTCAACCTGGAAGACCTGAATGCACATTCTCCTCTCATCAATCCCCAACCCCATTGAAGGGCTCCTTCAAGGAGAGCCCCCACCAAGTTGAGGACAGTAAGGAACAAACTACAGTACCCTACAAGGCCAGGGAGTTGGAATTAAGAGTGACTGAACCCCTGGACGGAGGAGGCAAGTTCCAGGTCCTCTCAGACTTCCATCCTGAGGAGGTATCGCCTCTCGTAGAGTCTAGGAGGTATGGCCTTCATGGGATCTTCATCTGGAAGCTCCACTTAAGCATCTCAAGAGGACTTTCCTAGCGATGGACAAGCTCACTTGAGTCCAGTGACTCTACCCCAGCCTCAGTCCTCCACTTGAAAATAGGAAATAACAGGCTGCAGGGAAACCACAAAGCACCCCGAATTTGAATTAAAGGGTCATTGGCAAAAACTAGGTTGTCCAGACAAAAAGGCAGGCCTCACACGCTTATTAACTCCCTTTTTCTAACCAGACAAAACAAGAGGATAACCCAGGAGGAAAATCATGCTTTTTCAGCAGGATTTACTCAGTCAAAAGTGAAACCACAAAGTGACTTCTATAATCTCTTGCTTTAAATTATTTCATTCGGTCTTGCTtaaagggtgtttttttccaCATTGTGAAAGAGGACACCTGTGGCTCCAGCGCAGACGTCCTTTTTTTCATCAAGGCCCTCTGATCAATTTGTTCCAACATCCTCTGGTATCTGGCATACTCGTTTTTCCAACgggtcatcttcttttcctggtCGTGCATAAACTTCTTTTTCATCTGATCGTACATATTGCCCACCTTCGTCTTGCTCTCCTCTATGTGCTTCACCTTTAAAATTATAAAGAGagagacagatcagaaatggtaCTGTGGAACTCAGTAGTTattcagaggaaaagaaaaggcaagtgtGCAACCTCCAGAAGTCAAGGGCTATACATGCCCCAACTTTGGAGGGCGGTACCTGATTCTGTGACTCCCatgcacctttttttttcttataaaataGTTTCTTAAACTGGAGAAGCtcccttgtgccctctagtggccacacacatatacacagaaacaagaagaaagaaaatactcTGCTCCTGATGGTCCTCAAGCCTCTAGCATTCAGTGGTATACTGCCTCGGTATGAGGAGGCTCAAATAGCTGCCACATCTCATAGCCATTTTTTCTCAACCAAAACAAAATCTAACTGTTTTCCTGGTGCAGGAAGGCTAATGTATGCATGGGGCCCTTCTAATCcatatctatatttatttatttttctttcacctGAAGCCCCCACCTTCTCTCCAAGGAGCAATATCCCCTTCTCAGCATGTCCTCAAAACGACCCTATAAGGTAGGCCAGACTAAGAGAGAGGTTATCCCAAAATCACCCAGCGATGTTCCTGATTTCGTGGGGATTAGAGCCTGGTCTCTCAAGTCCGGCACCCTAAATCTTATTTCACACTGGAGGGAGTGAACAGATAAGTGGACATCCCCTTAAGCATAAGGAGCCCCCCCCCTGAAGCCAGCGTGTGGCCACCTGCACATAAAGGCAGAGGGAGAGACTGCATACCCTCCTGCTTCTTCTATGGCAGCAATTTCCAGCCCCAGAGGTACAAATGAAgacattttgggggaaacacacacacaaaaaaagtccTGTGAGCAGTTTTGCATGAACAGTGAAGCCACACCAGATTTTTGTCAAGATATTATGGAACCTCTCTCTCTAAGGCACCTTGCTCcttaatgcaaaaacaaaaaacaaacgtAGCGTTGATTTGCCACCCCTGCAAGGTCAGAGTCACCAGCCTTAGTTAGTCTTTGGTCAAACGCTGTCACCCtcttattctgtttttaattaaaaaacaaaaacaaaccagagGTAGGAGTTACAGCTAGAGTGGGAATCGAACGTGAATCCTACCTTGATCTCCTGCACCCGCTGGAGAATGGTGTTGTCACGGATAATCACCTTGGAAAGATTACTCTTCGGGAGGAACTTCCATAACGGAGTTTTAATGCTACTGTACAAACTGAATAAGAAAACATAGTCCGCTTAGTGCTTACTCCGACTGCCTCCACCTTCTCAGGCCGGAACTGCCAGTCTACAATTTCAGATGCAAGATGTGGGTGTTCTTTTATTGTCATCAATGGCCGGGAAATAAATGTTGCAGAAAGCTGgtataaaaatattgtaaatcgATGCAGTGTAATTTTTAGTTATATGACCGCACTGCcagatgagaaaatatcagcctGTGAATAGAGGTGTGGGCTTCCCAGGAGATATTATTTCTGGCCAGGGGAAAGATTTCTTCTTGCTTTTAATGCACACGGGCAATCTGCTATAGCCCCTGGTTATGAGAGCCTTACATCATAAagtatttatttgtctgtttattaGAGTTGCATACTGGCCCAATGCCGCAAGGCActattctgagcagtttacagcaagataaaaacattataataatcatatattaaataaaaacaggtaaCCGTACCACAAAAACTgcaagagaaatactgtatattgtaaaataaaacccagagcagagggcatataaacaaacaaaacagttcaTGTGCAAGCATCTTGGTCAGCAGCAACGGACAGTTTGTGACCCAGAAGCAAAGATAGTTTGTTATCAAAGCAAACTAGATTCTGAAGAAAAGTGGTGGGGATTTTGAACAAAAAACTCTCAAGGAAACTTCGAGCCTAATAAGATATGGCGTATTCCAATTAAGCATTTCTATTAATGAATTTAGCACTTTGTATGAATGCTTGTCCAGGCTTCTCAGCAGATGGTTATTTATGATTAAAAGAACTGTATATATCATAAACATGTGTGCAACCTTGAGATAATCTTTTAGGCAACTCTGTGgttgcaatttttttaatgaatatgtCTTTTTTAACCAATGTGGTTTGGATACCGTAATTGTAGATGACTGATATTTTATAACATGGGGGTATAAAAACACATCAGCAACGTATTGGTGGGTGTTTGTGTTTAATAAGAAAACCCACGTTTTGTTTATACCAGTAAGCTTTCAGagtttctcttgctttttttatcccctgcatttaaaaaaaaactcgtTCCATGCTCAGAGGCGCTGCTATCTTACATTTCTGGGAGGGCAAACCAATGGCCTCGATGCCctgggaaaagtgggggggggtcttccaAGAGAGGGGCAGGACGGTCCCTAacaatcccccccacccccataatgGAAATATGGGTGGAAATGTTAtacctcttcccccctccctcagtTACCCAGTCCTGCGTCCTGCGCCCTCCTTACCCGACCGCCTCCTGCGAACGCGGCTGGAAAAAGGTGACCACCGGGCGCGGAGCATCCTTCTTCGCCGCCTCCATGGCACGCCGGCCCCGGAGCCGTGCCCgtcggggagggaaggagggtcaCAATCGGGTCGGAACCTCACGGTTGCGCTGGAGACGGTCGCCGGGCTTGGCAGAGGCGCCTTGGGTGCGTCTCCTCGGGTGGGAGTCGCAGGCGAGACCCGGCGCCCGGCAGGAGAAACCGGGTGGGTCGGTGGGGAAAAAACTCTTGCCTCCCGCGCCgcgtttttttttccccccaggtcgGGAAGCGatagaaggggaggaggagagggtcgCGCACAAACACCGAccaccctcaccaccaccaccacctcgggaggtgggaagaagaagagaaaaagaaagctgtgGGTCAGGAGAGGCGAATAGAGCCTCCAGCGCAGGGGCAGTCTACCTCTTGACAGCAGATGCCTGGAGGTGGGAGAGCCGAGGAACTAGGGGAGGAATGGGGTGACTGATAGGATCCATTAGAAGGTTCCCCCCCATAAGGACTTCTTGAGTTATCCCATGTTGGGAATTAGGGGTCTCATTTGGCTGGTCTGGGGGGTCTCCTCCTGGCCCCTGGTTTGCTCTCTCTTTGGAAGGTGGGTGGGGagctagtcccccccccccccaattgggagTTAAAGACTGGTGGTGGCAAGGTTTCTAAGAATGGGAGGCTCTGCTAGAACATGGGGGGGCATGGCCTCTTTTCAGTACCAAGTGTTCTTATGGAACTCATGGCCACCAGATGTGGCCAAAGGAGATTGGAAAGAAGGCATATACCAGGCAGGGACTGTTTGCTACATTTACAGCCTGTCAGACTTCTCAAATTCCAGCTCTTTAAAAGCTTTGTTTACGGATCAGAAGGAGAGCTATTTTTCAGAATGAGAGCATTTCTGTCCTTTTCGAATAAGCCCTCTGAGTCCTTTTCCTCTGCCAAAACAGCATTTCAGATAAGACCTGTCCAGCACACACAGTTCTTTCAACTCACAAGGTCTTCTGGAGGATTTTTCAAAAGCCCCGTTGCCCTTATTATACTGAAGTGATTCCAGGGAAGACCTTTTTAGCCAGGTTGAGGGTGCTTGGAAAGGGTCTGTTTGCTGAAGACATGCATTTGGTGTAAATGGGTAGAAACGGTTGAACTGAAAAATAGCTTGTTATTCTACTTATTATACAGTGATGTTTGACGCTAATGGTTCACAGGCACAAAAAATATGGAACTTTATCTTCCTGTTGGTTGTggagaaaatggttatttttccATCATGCTTCATCAGTGGTGAGGAAAGCTGCTGCATAAATGCACCTGGAGAATCCTGTTTGCACACTCAGCTGGAAGTCTGTTCAATACATCCTAGCTCAACCCCAGGCTGAGCCACCACTGCAGACAACCGCAGTTACACACACTAGAGAGCATTCCAATAACATCAATAATGTACAGACATGCAATGCAACATTTAACAACAAGCttattagtgtgtgtgtgtatgtacagtggtgcctagctagacgatgataatccattccactgaaatcactgtttagcgaaatcatcgtctagcgaaaagcatttccccattggaatgcattgaaacctgtttaatgagttccaatgggaaagaatcgtcgtcgttgtctagcgaggatcggccataggaaagccgctttgcgaactgccgatcagctgtttaaattgctgtcttgcgaagcttaggtccgaaaacacccattttgcaagcgcggagggagctgtcaaaaccgtcgtctagcgaaaatcggtttgcgaagcagggaccaaacattgtccagcgaaattcccccataggaataagTTTTGCGAatcaatcgctatagcaatcgcaaaaagtcaaagcctagtgaaaaaactgtcatgcggagtaactgtctagtgaggcaccactgtatatgcatatgtatacatatacacacatgcatatgtaCATGCATATGTGTACATGTATATTTGTCTGTATAATGAGCTGCACATCAGCATAAAACCTCAACATAAAACTCTTCAGAATAGGGAATGATCAAGAAGAATTAACCAACTGCTAACAACCAGTTAAAAGGTTCAAATAAAATGCAATGGCAGCTAACCTCTCTCTACCCCCCCATGAgtccaattcattcattcattcattcattcattcattcattcattcattcattcattcattcattcattcattcattcattcattcattccactttccttcttaaaaggactcaaggcagctaagTGGAACAGATGGGTTTCCCAACCTCGTCTACATTCGTCCAACCCTGCTTCCTTCTGTGCTGGTTAAGGCCTCcaagtggggagggggcagaacaGGGGCGTTGAATTCTCCTCTGCCGTCTGACTCCTTTCTTTGTTCTTACAGGAATTCCTCTCCCGACTCCATTCAGCAGACGAGCCCAAACAGGGAGGCATGTGGAACTCCAGTGGCAAGCCTTAGAAAGGTACCCTTGGGCCTCCCAGCCCATCCTCTCCACGGTCAGTCCCGGCCAGAGTCAGAGCCATTCATTCAATGGGATTGGTGTATAGGTGCTGACTTACCATTCACGAGTGGATTCACTCCCGACTGGGTAAGACCATGCTATCGTTCTTTCCTGAGGTTTGCCCTCGGTCACAAAGTGTACGAGTTCAATGTCATTCCTTTCAGGCTGGCTGCTGCACCGAAGCGTGTGGCTTCAGTGGGGGCATATCTGAGAGTCTAGGATATGGGAGTTGCTGGGACTAGCAAAAGTGTGCTGGCTTCTGTGTTTTGAACTCTTGCCCGAAGTAAAGATAAGAAAGGCCATGAGTCACTCAGCCTGTGCTCTGGAGACTCAGGTTTGGGGGTCAAGGGTTTGTTGTCTAGGTTTTAAGTTTTGGATCTGAAATGTTGGACAATGGAATGCTGCCAGACTGACcactcttggggtttttttgggattTATTTGAATGGGTTCCCGATGTACCCTTTAGCCATGTTCAGAGGTACCGTTGCTTCTTCCATGATCTCGCAAACTCCAGAGCTGCCGCTGGGCTGGAATTCGTGCTGGTCTTCAGACTCATTACCAATGTTTCACATTccacatttaatattttcagaccttggataagcgaatcagcagatactgatcccgcagataagggggccctactgtatttCAGCTGGTTCCACACTCtccctttgttttccctttttcccttttagACGTTACTAGGAAACGACCTCGAGGATGCCCACGAAGAGAGCTGCCTGAAAGAGGGTGATCGAGGGCTACTGTCGATGCCAGAGTTTCTTGGCCCAAAACATTTATACAGGTGTGCAGGCGGAGAGGACTCCCTAGACAAGGTTGTATTTCCTGCTGACATGCTGACAACCAGGCAGGTAGTTAGGCCAACAAGAGAAttaatgtcaggaaaaacttccgaactgttagagcagtacgacaacggaacccatgacctcaaggggaagtggtgagcgctccaacactggagcccttcaagagaaagttggacaactacctggcagatctcctttgatttgtattcctgccttgagcagggggttggactggatggccttgtaggccccttccaacttcactattctatgagaTGACGGACTAAATTCAGAGAAGACCccatgaaatgaatgggacacGGTTGTCACCCTTTCTGTAAGCCTGAGTTCAGTGGGTGAACATTATGATAGCCTTTCCATCTTTCCTGCCCTCACCAAACATTTTCCTAATCGGTCCCAACGCTCAATTTCCCTCTTGCCAGTCTTGTTGAAGAATAATCTATCTATAAGCCACCTGGTAGGCCAGCGGGCCTGAAGGTTCTTCTAACACTTCGATTTTGAAATGTTCAGTTATCTATAAAGATTAGACTAGGAAGGAGCCAGCGTGCTCCGCAGCTTCAGTCCTTTAAATGATGGAGCTTGGGCTAAAGGGTTAGAAAATTAATGAGTTCAGCCAGAGAGAATACCCTGCCTTCAGGGTCggcaacatttcaaaggcagaAGAGACCGTCAGGTAACACgcttcttttctctttgtctctctaaGCGTGGCGAGCCAGGATGATGCCTTCTGTGGTGGTTGATGTCTGAAGTTTGCCTTAATGAATACACCTTTCGGACCCCTCCCCTTTTTGCTCAGGCATCCGTCTATCTATGGGCTGTCCCGGATCACCGACAGCTTGTTCATCAGTAATGGGGAGGCCGCCAATAACAAGTTCTTCCTCTACGCCAACCAAATCACCACGGTGATCAACGTCTCCGTGGAGGTGATTAACACTTATTTCCCGGACATTTACTACATTCACGTCCCCATCACGGACTGCCCCGCTTCCTGCCTTTACGACTTCTTCGATCCCGTAGCTGATAAGATCCATGCCGTCGAGGCGAACCAAGGCCGGACGCTGGTGCACTGCGCGGCGGGCATCAGCCGATCGGCCGCCCTGTGCATCGCTTATCTGATGAAGTATCACTCCCTATCCCTGGCGAACGCTCATGCCTGGGTCAAATCCTGCCGCCCCATCATCCGGCCGAACAACGGCTTCTGGCGTCAGCTGATCCAGTACGAGCACAAACTCTTTGGGAAGACCAGCGTCCAAATGGTCCAGTCTCCGCTGGGGGTGATCCCGGACCTCTACGAAAATGAACTCAGATTAATGATCGCCTTGTGACAACCACTGTACGCGGCTCCCCTGGCAGAGGAGGGTGGACCGGAACAACATGAACACCGGCGCTATCTTTGCTAAGCTGGAGATGCGTCCGACTCCAGACTAGCCGCtgtacaggggggaaaaaaaggatcagTTGATCAGGGGTGGCTCTCTGTgtgggttctttttttttctataaataaaaccaacaaaagttacaaaaaaaaagatacagttaAGTTTGCATCTCATTTGTGAATAAACATTTCGGTGAAGTTTCAAAGTTTCCTTTTGGAAGACAAAACACCGACGTTAATATTTCCATTTTGCAAGTTAGCTAAACAATATTGTAGCAACGACAGAAAGGGACTCAGAGGAGAGTGCAGTCCATGCCGGAGGGAAATCTTTCCTGTTTCCTTtcgaaaaacaacaacagcagaaaaacccaccagagagagagagagagagagagcgcacaacTGCTGGGCAGAACTTCTGCTCAGAATTCCTTCCCCATCCAAAAGGAAATGTGCCCGATCCTCTCTGCTGGTGTCCTAGACCTAGACAATTCAAGGACAGTCATTAGGACAGTGGGTCCCATCACTGGGACGTCAGAGGTTCTCCAGGAGGACTCGCCAGCACAGCCAACAGTCACGGCTTCTAAATTCAACATCTGAGCCTCCAAATTACGGGAGCATCAGAACAATGGATCGACCTAAGGAGGCCATAGTCCTTATCTCCTATCAGAGTGCTGGGTCTCAAGCCAGTTGCGGCTGTCACCTAGCATAGATCtctaggccaaaatcctgttgctctgccaagtaaattgcactagagtaggcctattggatCAATGGGGGTTTAggaatcaattcctccataagtcccattgattcaaatgggcctactcaaacCAAAACTTACTTTAACATTGTAAGcagcagttagagtaggcccgtttGAATGGAAGGAACTTATGGAAGGATTGACTCccaaatcctcattgatccagtgggtctactctaatgtcATTTAatatgctaaggaacaggatttgggccattgaaTCAACTGTTGAAGGGTGAGTCGACAcctgtgtaaattccattgattcagtgggcctactctagttaagAGCACCAACCCGCCCTTTTATTTATTCCCAGAAAACAGACCCACTGCCATGGGATTCTCTTTGACCACCTACCTCCTCCATCCTTCGTGCTATGACCCTACAGCACTGAGCGATCTAGCCAGCTTATTCCTGCTTACCTAGGAGTAAATGCCATCGAATtcaatagatttttttccctgagcAAATGTGCCTTGGGCTGCCTTGTGACTCAAGCCGAGATGTTTTGTCCCAAGGTAGAGGCACCACCGGCAGAGGTTTCTTTAAAGCGATCCTGAATGCCCTTCATTCGTAATGTTCTACAAAAGTGTGCTGCATTAGCAAGATTCTAACATGGCCCATTAAAATAAGGTTACTTTGagaaacaggggaaaaaagatgcAAGTCTTTCTGGCAGCACCAGCACCACGCGGCCATGAGGAAGATCTAAGGCAGGAGTGGCAAAAATCTGCAGTCCAGGGCCAtctgaggcttcccaaggctgtagtttttttttggggggggggtggtttccagccccccccaaccaccccaaccccaaaacatcccagaaaatcaagagaaaagaagagaagatgaaCTACCTTCAGCAGTAGTGGTAAAGATTTTTAATGGACAGCAATTCGCCCCACATCACTcaacactgaaaaatattggTTTTTCAAAATTGGGTAGACCTCcagttccttcattccttccttctttctttccttccaacttCCTTCTGAACCTCCATCCCATCATTCAAGGCATGCCGGAGCAGACCATGGTCCCCCCTGGACCGGCCAAAGTGCTCCATTCTTGACTTAAGAAACGAATCTGTTCTATTTTCAGCCAGAAAGGGCATGGCTGCCAGGAGCGACTGTACGTCATTTGCAGCATCCAGGAAAACGGGTATCTGTCACTCATACGAAAACATGGAGACGGGGGGAAGGATCAGGTCTCTTGGCAGAACGGCGTCCACACAGTTGAGCCAGAAGTTGGCACAGCTGGCATGGTAATAGCTACCCTGGTATATAACTGGATCAGAGTTTCCTGAAAGCTGACAAGGCaagtggaagagaaagagaaaaacaaaaggcgAGTTAATAACCAGACGCGTGTCCCGCGGTGATAAGCAAGTGTTTAATTTTGCAGTCAGTCATAACAGCAGAGGAAAGCAAGCCAAGACCATTgtcgtgtgtttttttttaaaaaaaaactccaggaTATAATTTATATCCTTGCCTCCTTTCAAGTCATCCTCTTCTCACCTGAGGTTGCCTAATTAACCCGGCCGCCGGGATTCAGTCCAGAAAAAAAGTCTGGCAGAAGCAGCTTTGCGTTACTGCTGGTCTGCCACACTTGCCTTTGGATGGGGGTGCATTTCTAAAATAAGGACATGCAAGTTGTTCACCCTAACGGCCCCCACCGCCAGTCTCCTGCCTGAAGgaattttatttaaactatttttaccctgtcttactcctttaaaaaaaaggacccaagtgaTTTACATCagtaaaaggaaatatttaaaagctaaaaacaaagtATGTAAGTATTTCAAAACAATCAACTAAATACTGCACTGAAAACATGAAACGAAACCAACGccaaaaacattcaaaacaacCAGGAGCAACACTCCGGTTAAAAACTCCTTCCAAACATCTCATTGCTCAAGCGAAGCCAAACAGAAGAGAAAGgccttgtctgcttgtggaagattgattgattgattgattgattgattgattgattgatttgatttgatttgacttgatttgtaccccgcccatctggtctataagaccactctaggccagGCGTCGAAAAATGGAAGCAGCCGATTTGTTCCATGTCAACGattgaggagcaggtcttttgcaaagtgaATGGGTCTTAATTGCCAATCCAAGCATAAACCAGCTTCAGATACTTGGCGTTACAGGAGGGACAGCTGCAAAAGGATGATGTTTCTGGACACGTCTATTTCCATCTCAGCTGCAGTGAAGACTGAGAGGGAACAGGGGTGGCAGGAGATGCGACCACAGCCCCTTCTAATCAAAAAGTCCCTGAGCTTTAACCCTACGAGGCCTGGCTCCACCACGCCGCTGGTTTTGGATGACAAAGGTCTTAGTCTTGGCAGTGGATTTGCTACAAGCTTCACCAGGATAGCAAGCGTTCTCATTTGCATCAAAAGTGGTGGGATCTCCGAATCGAAGCTTGGTTAGTGCTTGGACAGGGGAACAACAGCTGGGAAGACTATTTtgttggtctttttttaaaagggcttttCCCCATCAGTTTCCACACTGGGAAAGTTTCTCAGAGATCAAAAATGCAACCAGTTCTCTGACGCTCTTCTGTAAAAGCTAGCAGATGACCCTCCTGGAACGCCTCATTGCCTGGGGACGGGGGCTGTAATAGCAGCCTGTCCAAACCTTCCTCCCAGTGCTCTCCTCTGCGGGTCAGAGTTTGGGCAAGCTGTGAGCAAGGAGAATCCATACAGTAAGACTGCAGTATTTGCAGGAAATaggttccaccccccccccccgtggatgctgaaaaaaaaatgagttaGTATTGAACGTTATAcgttgcatggtctctggctcactCTAATGGTTAGTTCTTGTAAATGCACCCTggaaatgcatttaaataggtaCCGTATTTCTGGAGCTTTTTATTTAGTGTTATCAGTCAGTGTATacgtgaatcagtggatactaat
The genomic region above belongs to Pogona vitticeps strain Pit_001003342236 chromosome 14, PviZW2.1, whole genome shotgun sequence and contains:
- the C14H5orf52 gene encoding uncharacterized protein C5orf52 homolog, with product MEAAKKDAPRPVVTFFQPRSQEAVGLYSSIKTPLWKFLPKSNLSKVIIRDNTILQRVQEIKVKHIEESKTKVGNMYDQMKKKFMHDQEKKMTRWKNEYARYQRMLEQIDQRALMKKRTSALEPQVSSFTMWKKTPFKQDRMK
- the DUSP18 gene encoding dual specificity protein phosphatase 18, whose product is MNTPFGPLPFLLRHPSIYGLSRITDSLFISNGEAANNKFFLYANQITTVINVSVEVINTYFPDIYYIHVPITDCPASCLYDFFDPVADKIHAVEANQGRTLVHCAAGISRSAALCIAYLMKYHSLSLANAHAWVKSCRPIIRPNNGFWRQLIQYEHKLFGKTSVQMVQSPLGVIPDLYENELRLMIAL